The Ictidomys tridecemlineatus isolate mIctTri1 chromosome 6, mIctTri1.hap1, whole genome shotgun sequence genome includes a region encoding these proteins:
- the Slc38a2 gene encoding sodium-coupled neutral amino acid symporter 2 isoform X1 — translation MLTMKKAEMGRFNISPDEDSSSYSSNSDFNYSYPTKQAALKSHYADVDPENQNFLLESNLGKKKYETDFHPGTTSFGMSVFNLSNAIVGSGILGLSYAMANTGIALFIILLIFVSIFSLYSVHLLLKTANEGGSLLYEQLGHKAFGLVGKLAASGSITMQNIGAMSSYLFIVKYELPLVIQALMNIEDTTGLWYLNGDYLVLLVSLVLILPLSLLRNLGYLGYTSGLSLLCMVFFLIVVICKKFQIPCPMEAALIINETVNSTLTEPTTFIPNLMFNMTEVDSCRPHYFIFNSQTVYAVPILTFSFVCHPAVLPIYEELKGRSRRRMMNVSKISFFAMFLMYLLAALFGYLTFYEHVESELLHTYSTVMGTDILLLIVRLAVLVAVTLTVPVVIFPIRSSVTHLLCATKDFSWWRHSLITVSILAFTNLLVIFVPTIRDIFGFIGASAAAMLIFILPSAFYIKLVKKESMKSVQKIGALFFLISGIVVMIGSMVLIVLDWVHNAPGGGH, via the exons ATGCTCACCATGAAGAAAGCCGAGATGGGAAGGTTCAATATTTCCCCGGATGAAGACAGCAGCAGCTACAGTTCCAACAGCGATTTCAACTACTCCTATCCCACCAAGCAAGCTGCTCTGAAAAG tcatTACGCAGATGTAGATCCTGAAAACCAGAACTTTTTACTTGAATCAAATCTGGGGAAGAAGAAGTATGAAACAGACttt CATCCAGGTACTACTTCCTTTGGAATGTCAGTATTTAATCTGAGCAATGCGATTGTGGGCAGTGGAATCCTTGGGCTTTCTTATGCCATGGCTAATACTGGAATTGCTCTTTTTAT AATTCTTTTGATATTTGTGTCAATATTTTCCCTATATTCTGTTCATCTCCTTTTGAAGACTGCCAATGAAGGAG GGTCTTTGTTATATGAACAGTTGGGACATAAGGCATTTGGACTGGTTGGAAAGCTTGCAGCCTCTGGGTCAATTACAATGCAGAACATTGGAG CTATGTCAAGCTACCTCTTCATAGTGAAATATGAGTTACCTTTGGTGATCCAGGCATTAATGAACATTGAAGATACAACTGG attgTGGTATCTGAATGGTGACTATTTGGTTCTGCTGGTGTCATTGGTGCTCATTCTTCCTTTGTCACTGCTAAGAAATTTAG GATATTTGGGATATACCAGTGGCCTTTCCTTATTGTGTATGGTGTTCTTTCTGATTGTG gtGATTTGCAAGAAATTTCAGATTCCTTGTCCTATGGAAGCTGCTTTGATAATTAATGAAACAGTAAACAGCACCCTAACAGAGCCAACAACTTTCATACCTAATTTGATGTTTAACATGACTGAAGTTGACTCTTGCagaccacattattttatctTCAACTCACAG ACTGTATATGCTGTGCCAATTCTGACATTTTCATTTGTCTGTCATCCTGCTGTTCTTCCCATCTATGAGGAGCTGAAAGG CCGCAGCCGGAGAAGAATGATGAATGTGTCCAAGATTTCATTTTTTGCTATGTTTCTTATGTATCTGCTTGCTGCCCTCTTTGGATACCTGACATTTTATG AACATGTGGAGTCAGAATTGCTTCATACCTATTCTACTGTTATGGGAACTGATATTCTTCTTCTCATTGTTCGTTTGGCTGTGCTGGTGGCCGTCACCCTGACTGTACCAGTAGTTATTTTCCCA atccgGAGTTCTGTAACACACTTGTTATGTGCAACAAAAGATTTCAGTTGGTGGCGTCATAGCCTTATTACAGTGTCTATCTTGGCATTTACCAATTTGCTTGTTATCTTTGTCCCAACTATTAGGGATATCTTTGGTTTTATTG GTGCGTCTGCAGCTGCtatgttgatttttattcttccatcTGCCTTCTATATCAAGTTGGTGAAGAAAGAATCTATGAAGTCTGTACAAAAGATTGGG
- the Slc38a2 gene encoding sodium-coupled neutral amino acid symporter 2 isoform X2, translating into MKQTLILLIFVSIFSLYSVHLLLKTANEGGSLLYEQLGHKAFGLVGKLAASGSITMQNIGAMSSYLFIVKYELPLVIQALMNIEDTTGLWYLNGDYLVLLVSLVLILPLSLLRNLGYLGYTSGLSLLCMVFFLIVVICKKFQIPCPMEAALIINETVNSTLTEPTTFIPNLMFNMTEVDSCRPHYFIFNSQTVYAVPILTFSFVCHPAVLPIYEELKGRSRRRMMNVSKISFFAMFLMYLLAALFGYLTFYEHVESELLHTYSTVMGTDILLLIVRLAVLVAVTLTVPVVIFPIRSSVTHLLCATKDFSWWRHSLITVSILAFTNLLVIFVPTIRDIFGFIGASAAAMLIFILPSAFYIKLVKKESMKSVQKIGALFFLISGIVVMIGSMVLIVLDWVHNAPGGGH; encoded by the exons ATGAAACAGACttt AATTCTTTTGATATTTGTGTCAATATTTTCCCTATATTCTGTTCATCTCCTTTTGAAGACTGCCAATGAAGGAG GGTCTTTGTTATATGAACAGTTGGGACATAAGGCATTTGGACTGGTTGGAAAGCTTGCAGCCTCTGGGTCAATTACAATGCAGAACATTGGAG CTATGTCAAGCTACCTCTTCATAGTGAAATATGAGTTACCTTTGGTGATCCAGGCATTAATGAACATTGAAGATACAACTGG attgTGGTATCTGAATGGTGACTATTTGGTTCTGCTGGTGTCATTGGTGCTCATTCTTCCTTTGTCACTGCTAAGAAATTTAG GATATTTGGGATATACCAGTGGCCTTTCCTTATTGTGTATGGTGTTCTTTCTGATTGTG gtGATTTGCAAGAAATTTCAGATTCCTTGTCCTATGGAAGCTGCTTTGATAATTAATGAAACAGTAAACAGCACCCTAACAGAGCCAACAACTTTCATACCTAATTTGATGTTTAACATGACTGAAGTTGACTCTTGCagaccacattattttatctTCAACTCACAG ACTGTATATGCTGTGCCAATTCTGACATTTTCATTTGTCTGTCATCCTGCTGTTCTTCCCATCTATGAGGAGCTGAAAGG CCGCAGCCGGAGAAGAATGATGAATGTGTCCAAGATTTCATTTTTTGCTATGTTTCTTATGTATCTGCTTGCTGCCCTCTTTGGATACCTGACATTTTATG AACATGTGGAGTCAGAATTGCTTCATACCTATTCTACTGTTATGGGAACTGATATTCTTCTTCTCATTGTTCGTTTGGCTGTGCTGGTGGCCGTCACCCTGACTGTACCAGTAGTTATTTTCCCA atccgGAGTTCTGTAACACACTTGTTATGTGCAACAAAAGATTTCAGTTGGTGGCGTCATAGCCTTATTACAGTGTCTATCTTGGCATTTACCAATTTGCTTGTTATCTTTGTCCCAACTATTAGGGATATCTTTGGTTTTATTG GTGCGTCTGCAGCTGCtatgttgatttttattcttccatcTGCCTTCTATATCAAGTTGGTGAAGAAAGAATCTATGAAGTCTGTACAAAAGATTGGG